The sequence taataataataataataataataataataataataataataataataataataataataataataataataataataataataataataataataataataataataataataataataataataataataataataataataataataataataataataataataataataataataataataataataataataataataataataataataataataataataataataataataataataataataataataataataataataataataataataataataataataataataataataataataataataataataataataataataataataataataataataataataataataataataataataataataataataataataataataataataataataataataataataataataataataataataataataataataataataataataataataataataataataataataataataataataataataataataataataataataataataataataataataataataataataataataataataataataataataataataataataataataataataataataataataataataataataataataataataataataataataataataataataataataataataataataataataataataataataataataataataataataataataataataataataataataataataataataataataataataataataataataataataataataataataataataataataataataataataataataataataataataataataataataataataataataataataataataataataataataataataataataataataataataataataataataataataataataataataataataataataataataataataataataataataataataataataataataataataataataataataataataataataataataataataataataataataataataataataataataataataataataataataataataataataataataataataataataataataataataataataataataataataataataataataataataataataataataataataataataataataataataataataataataataataataataataataataataataataataataataataataataataataataataataataataataataataataataataataataataataataataataataataataataataataataataataataataataataataataataataataataataataataataataataataataataataataataataataataataataataataataataataataataataataataataataataataataataataataataataataataataataataataataataataataataataataataataataataataataataataataataataataataataataataataataataataataataataataataataataataataataataataataataataataataataataataataataataataataataataataataataataataataataataataataataataataataataataataataataataataataataataataataataataataataataataataataataataataataataataataataataataataataataataataataataataataataataataataataataataataataataataataataataataataataataataataataataataataataataataataataataataataataataataataataataataataataataataataataataataataataataataataataataataatgataataatgataataatgataataataataatgataataataataataataataataataataataataataataataataataataattataataatgataataataataataataatgataataataataataataatcataatagtaataaaaataacaataataatgattattgatattatgATTCTTAATATTATTGCCATGGTTACTATTAGCAATAAAAGCTGTACCAATAAAGTGGGGTACAGTTTCATGCATCTTGCGTCAATTTCgtacttatttaatttcctgttaaaattctattaaaagaatcaattaattaagtataaaaaaaaataaacatattgtCAATTGCGGTCTCAAACGCGATACTGCAGAATATACGTAATGTCTATGAAGTACCCATGCTGCCATCTCTTGGATTTATATAGAacgatattgaaaaaaaaattagacaaTTACCTCTGTCGCTATCTGGTGTCACAAGCTTAACTATTTTACTGCTGCTGAAGCAtaatatgtttataaaattatcacctaatatttataacaaatttccTAAGAAAATCACGGAGTGTATCgacgatataaaaaattatttagattaaaaatattattagaaagGGCAGACAAATTTGATTGACGCGTTTTTAtcgttagtttttttattataattagaaaataaactgTATATCGATCGATAAATaaatctgtaaatttttatgtcaaattttggaaaaaccAAATTCACCTGCCCTCTATTACATCATTTTGGGACCAATATACAGAATATCAGGTTGATATATCaagtacaattaaaaaaaaaatttgtttgaaaaattcattgaacTGTCGGTAACTAATTCTGCAGCCGTTTTCCCTTAATGACTTCGATCGTCATAACGAAGATcgagaaaaatcaaaaaaattggcCGAACAAAAGAACGAAATCGATTTAGGAGTCAAGTATTGGAAGAAATTATTACTCAGCTTCAAAGATCGCCGCGAATACGAACAGGCTTGTCATAAAACTACGTTCATGTTAACCAAGCTATTGTTTAACGCTAACAAACAGCATGGaactaataattgattttgtggGTTTCGAGATACCTGATGGCAAATTTGTGGTGAAAGAACTGTGCGCTActgatatttatgataaagtgGGTACATATGGTCTTGCACGATGTGAACATTGGTTGTTTGAACCACCTTTGGATCAAGTCGACGTTGCTGTAATTCAGAAAAGTGTTGATCACTGTGGACATCAACATTCAATATCATGGATAGCTGGTTTGCtaccatataaattattgaaagaaatttttgaaattacggccAAACATGCACGATACTTTTACGTATAAGGTGAATGGAAGAAAAAATGGCTTGAATATCTAATGGACACTGCTGTACCAATTATTGACTtagaaaaaataccaagtacctagtatgatgcaaaatcataacaaacattttcataaaatttaaaaataaattgtataacaaaatttcaatgtacttggtgtgcttacaaaagagtgaaaaaaaacatatttgattttattagaaattaattttgcttgagtacatgtagtaacgcacatcaagtacattgaaattttgctatacaatttatttttaaattttatgaaaatgtttgttatgattttgcatcatactaggtacttggtattttttcgatttgactttttttttttttgtaaaaaataatttttttttacttgtaaaaaattttaaacgtgtacttggcgcgactttatacagagaatctgttttttgtaggattaatttttttttgtagtgttattatatttttcaatttttagtattatttgacgcataattcattgtttgtcaataataaagtattaattagagatctatacatattttcaacgcaattactaaataaaaatgataattgaaTTGACCTGTAGATAgcactaaattatatatatatatacactgtagATCCCTTATTAAAgagttagtttttaaatatagacattgcgggtagctagatagaacataagaaagttaatcacggattacattttgaaaattttacaattatctgATGCATCATCAATagttagtaaataataattacttaattagagataattataCGTATTTTTGAAGCAATTATTACGTAAACATACTTCAACTGATCTACATTTAtatccatacatacatatatatatagcactaAGTTGCCCGATTTTGGTACTGTTTAGcggatataactttatatacaacagaacgaaattcaaaattttgacgttattattgactacaagttgttaccaacattcctagaaagttgacgataatcgactgccgcaacctgacgcctactttctgagaaaattgaagttaaCTTTCTGTCAACCCTGTCAACTAAGGGAATGCCAGCTGCTGGCACacattttctcagaaaataggcgactaattgccgtcaacttatggaaatgccaacaatctttgcggccaacttgataacaagttgctgcagttggttgccactagctcgcttccaacttgattatcagaaatcgcttatGGCTGAAGTTGTATATCTCAGCTCCACTTACTTAACTCTtcattataaaccaactcaatGTAAACCGATCTGATTTATTCTGATTGCAATCGttttttggtcgtttgtcgatcaatgtCGGTCTATCAAAGTTGTTTGTGAGTTAATTGCTTActtatgaaaaagaaaataaaaattagcctttaattttttccatttgacccctctacttcgatattttcttaattttcccatttaaatcaCTAGGAAATCATTTGTCGATAATTGCCGGTTAAAACAAAGagaacagtaatttatttataataaaaatgtaattaagaaactagatttgccattagtagtcttcaataaaaataatattttttttttgtataacgataataaatcttccgattaaaaataattatatgtttccattcgttaaaaacccgattttcaaattttgctaataaggtattgacaggtagcgccacaatgttagatgtacgaaataACCCTCAAAGCCaccttagcttgaaattgatagtaatttgataattaaaattatcgaagtTTGCTGTCCgaattggccgacaatttaatatcaaaacttggaaaaaaaattaacggttgatttttccttaatttagaggtcactttttgattactagaaaaaaactctaataaaagttcccatgaagttttcgtcaaatgtctgataacttcgggcttttccgtttttgacggtattttatatacgacttttaaaataaatttggattcgaattcgggtagtaagtttacgtcaaattgtatcaCAAGTATtatgcaaattctcgtcaaTAACGGAAGAGCCCGAAGTTgacagacatttgacgaaaatttcgaggaaacttaaattttgctaAGTAAACTGTACGATTAGGGAATATCCTTACAATTAGCattgattttttgtaatattactCGATTAACATGATTgtacgaataattattattgtacggCTAAGTAAGTAGAGCTCATTTTGGTACGTCCTAGCGAATATAACTGCGATATCgagaagtttaaatattttaaatagacaccCTAATACCACAGtttgtttagcaaaagtttcctgggaaatttcatcaaatatcCGTCAACTTCGGTCAATTCTGTTTTCGAggacaatttatatacaacttgctatacaatttgacgtaaatttactacccgaactaaaatgcaaattcatttcgaaagcttactagaaaaatttttcgtctatttccaggtaaatttttactccaatttattgttaatttcacttgaaaaattgtaaactatttttttatattcaagttgtagacatttttaagtataaatttgattaccttcttaaatggtaagaatgaacattaccgaGTTTTATGTGTAGCAAAAAGTGTTACCTCGAAATTGAGCAAAAATTAACCGtatgtttttctttttaactttcGCTGTTAAATTGGCGGCAAATTAGTGCagcaaattttcagtaatttcaatgtcaaattactgtcaatttcaatCTAAAATAGCTATACGGAGttgttcaatttaattttatttaagctaattggtaaaaaattgacattagtTTGATTGAAACAGttgtcaagttttttcttctacttatGACAATTCGCATGCAACTCAcaacaatttcaagtaaaactaaagtaagatgtatatttttttctgtagtatttatgcaaaatcggggaaaattgattgaaattataataatgaacactgacttcaaataaagaaaattcatcttaaatatcaaaacggatttatttatgattatgaaacgaatttatttatgctcataaaaaatttgcatacgAAACTATAGTGAAAAATACAGACT comes from Microplitis demolitor isolate Queensland-Clemson2020A chromosome 8, iyMicDemo2.1a, whole genome shotgun sequence and encodes:
- the LOC128668372 gene encoding GATA zinc finger domain-containing protein 14-like, whose product is NNNNNNNNNNNNNNNNNNNNNNNNNNNNNNNNNNNNNNNNNNNNNNNNNNNNNNNNNNNNNNNNNNNNNNNNNNNNNNNNNNNNNNNNNNNNNNNNNNNNNNNNNNNNNNNNNNNNNNNNNNNNNNNNNNNNNNNNNNNNNNNNNNNNNNNNNNNNNNNNNNNNNNNNNNNNNNNNNNNNNNNNNNNNNNNNNNNNNNNNNNNNNNNNNNNNNNNNNNNNNNNNNNNNNNNNNNNNNNNNNNNNNNNNNNNNNNNNNNNNNNNNNNNNNNNNNNNNNNNNNNNNNNNNNNNNNNNNNNNNNNNNNNNNNNNNNNNNNNNNNNNNNNNNNNNNNNNNNNNNNNNNNNNNNNNNNNNNNNNNNNNNNNNNNNNNNNNNNNNNNNNNNNNNNNNNNNNNNNNNNNNNNNNNNNNNNNNNNNNNNNNNNNNNNNNNNNNNNNNNNNNNNNNNNNNNNNNNNNNNNNNNNNNNNNNNNNNNNNNNNNNNNNNNNNNNNNNNNNNNNNNNNNNNNNNNNNNNNNNNNNNNNNNNNNNNNNNNNNNNNN